In Sphingobacterium zeae, one genomic interval encodes:
- a CDS encoding glycerophosphodiester phosphodiesterase, with translation MFNRKKIDSLFLMALVIRLCIASPSILLAQTPLISLSNYTIPLNSKGAYVATIHAPLPLNQLRMKIVCDTAKLFTLDKNGKIYLRKSKLVPANDGIRAYSITVEFDKKRYEVELVKDEFLRNKVIAHRGAWRAEGVMQNSIRSFQQAVALGCAGSEFDVWLSKDRQVVLSHDPHIGGLAVEESTAQELYTSTLKGGDPVPTLIEFIKLAKQQNKTKMILEIKSSPTGRSLELADSVLAVVHRLKAQGYIEYISFDYAVLCHIIKSDPSARTAYLYGNKTVDELKVDGLAGLDYDFYQYRNDPTLIKRAKEAGLWTNVWTVNTVDELRKFLDSEVDWITTDEPELLLKLSHEKKLKFRL, from the coding sequence ATGTTCAACAGAAAAAAGATAGATAGCTTGTTCTTGATGGCCCTAGTGATCCGTTTATGCATCGCATCCCCATCAATCCTGCTAGCTCAAACACCGTTGATTTCGCTTAGCAATTACACAATCCCACTTAACAGCAAGGGAGCTTATGTCGCCACCATTCATGCTCCGTTGCCGCTGAACCAGCTGCGGATGAAGATTGTCTGTGATACGGCAAAGCTTTTTACTTTGGACAAAAACGGGAAAATTTATCTTCGAAAGTCAAAGCTGGTGCCCGCAAATGATGGTATCCGCGCGTATAGTATAACGGTAGAATTTGACAAAAAAAGGTACGAAGTGGAACTGGTGAAGGATGAATTCCTGCGCAACAAAGTAATCGCACATCGTGGGGCATGGCGTGCAGAAGGTGTCATGCAGAACTCCATCCGTTCTTTTCAACAAGCCGTCGCCCTAGGCTGTGCCGGTTCTGAGTTTGATGTATGGTTGTCTAAGGACCGACAGGTTGTGCTGTCTCATGATCCACATATCGGCGGTCTCGCTGTAGAAGAATCTACGGCACAAGAACTTTATACATCAACGCTCAAAGGGGGCGATCCTGTACCCACGCTAATCGAGTTCATCAAGCTGGCAAAACAGCAGAACAAAACGAAAATGATCCTGGAGATAAAATCTTCGCCAACGGGTAGAAGCCTGGAGCTTGCGGATTCGGTTTTAGCTGTCGTGCACCGCCTTAAAGCACAGGGTTATATCGAATATATTAGTTTTGATTATGCTGTTCTCTGCCATATCATTAAAAGTGATCCGAGTGCTCGCACGGCTTATTTATATGGGAACAAGACTGTCGATGAACTTAAAGTAGATGGGCTCGCCGGACTCGATTATGATTTCTACCAGTATAGGAACGACCCTACATTGATAAAGCGCGCAAAGGAAGCAGGTCTATGGACCAATGTGTGGACAGTCAATACCGTAGACGAACTGCGCAAGTTTCTAGATAGCGAAGTAGACTGGATTACCACTGACGAACCCGAGCTACTGTTAAAACTAAGCCATGAAAAAAAACTAAAATTTAGACTATGA
- a CDS encoding ADP-ribosylglycohydrolase family protein — protein MMKSVLLLLFRLSLICAIPLCTFAQRAKKYPLALSLEKAVLEDKIKGGWAGQTIGVTYGWPTEFLYQGTLIQDYERIRWEDDYVNRAIREFPGLFDDVYVDLTFMEVLHRLGLDAPVDSLAHAFAKKEYELWHANQVARYNLNNGITPDKSGHWLNNPHADDIDFQIEADFAGLINPAMPEAVTAICEKTGKMIASGDGYYGGLFVAHLYAQAFRMNEVKPLIEEALQVLPPQSKFYQCIRDVLAWYAQDPSDWKETWWQIQKKWSEDHGCPNFVFHPLNIDAKLNAAYVVMALLYGNGDFFHTMDIATRAGQDSDCNPATACGILGTMLGYSQIPSTWIDPLKKAEDVPFSYSNYSLNDVYRVNVDLAMASIVKAGGVVGKNRVTIPYQKIVQVPFEENFAGHYPKERVKVAKSFPQSYQFNFEGCGLVLSGYVQKVDNAVSDRAVQLGLYIDDQLVETASLFSNANMRRPELCWRYQMPDKKHRVEIKLLMEEPGYQLYVTDYLVYASHPQTLIPYHHD, from the coding sequence ATGATGAAGTCAGTTTTGTTACTTTTATTCAGGCTTTCGCTCATTTGCGCTATACCCTTATGTACTTTTGCACAAAGAGCCAAAAAATACCCTTTAGCCTTATCGTTGGAAAAAGCGGTATTGGAAGATAAAATAAAGGGCGGATGGGCAGGTCAAACAATAGGTGTAACTTATGGGTGGCCTACAGAATTTCTCTATCAAGGTACGTTAATTCAGGATTACGAACGTATTCGCTGGGAAGATGATTATGTAAATCGCGCCATTCGCGAGTTTCCTGGATTATTTGACGATGTGTATGTGGACCTTACGTTTATGGAGGTACTGCATCGATTGGGATTAGATGCTCCGGTAGATTCCCTTGCACATGCTTTCGCAAAGAAAGAGTATGAACTTTGGCATGCCAACCAGGTAGCACGATATAATCTCAATAACGGCATTACGCCAGATAAATCCGGACATTGGTTGAACAATCCACATGCTGACGATATCGATTTTCAGATTGAAGCTGATTTTGCAGGCCTGATCAACCCGGCTATGCCGGAGGCTGTTACAGCCATCTGTGAAAAGACCGGTAAAATGATAGCCTCCGGTGATGGGTATTATGGCGGGCTCTTCGTTGCACATCTATATGCCCAAGCATTTCGGATGAATGAAGTGAAACCCCTGATCGAAGAGGCGTTGCAGGTGTTGCCGCCGCAAAGTAAATTCTACCAATGTATACGTGATGTGTTAGCATGGTACGCCCAGGATCCGTCTGATTGGAAAGAGACTTGGTGGCAGATCCAGAAGAAATGGTCGGAGGATCACGGCTGTCCAAACTTTGTTTTTCACCCGCTGAATATCGATGCAAAACTTAATGCCGCTTATGTCGTCATGGCATTACTTTATGGAAATGGTGATTTCTTTCATACCATGGACATCGCGACCAGAGCGGGGCAAGATTCGGACTGCAATCCTGCAACAGCTTGTGGTATACTCGGAACCATGCTGGGATATAGTCAAATACCGAGCACTTGGATAGACCCACTAAAAAAAGCAGAGGATGTGCCCTTTAGTTATAGTAACTATTCCCTCAATGATGTATATCGTGTCAATGTGGACCTTGCAATGGCAAGCATCGTTAAGGCAGGTGGTGTAGTGGGCAAAAATCGCGTAACCATCCCGTACCAAAAAATAGTGCAAGTACCTTTCGAAGAAAACTTCGCCGGGCATTACCCAAAAGAGCGTGTAAAGGTTGCGAAATCTTTTCCTCAAAGCTATCAATTTAATTTCGAAGGTTGCGGTCTGGTGCTCAGTGGATACGTGCAAAAAGTGGATAATGCAGTGAGCGATAGGGCGGTACAGTTGGGCTTGTATATCGATGATCAATTAGTAGAAACGGCAAGTCTTTTTTCCAATGCGAATATGCGTCGTCCGGAATTATGTTGGCGGTATCAAATGCCCGATAAAAAGCATCGGGTAGAAATAAAACTATTGATGGAAGAACCGGGGTATCAGCTCTACGTCACTGACTACTTGGTTTATGCATCTCATCCGCAAACGCTAATCCCATACCATCATGATTAA
- a CDS encoding calcineurin-like phosphoesterase family protein yields the protein MIKITLLFTALLSMICLSTACCARGLEVQGQVRQVDGQPVAKVAVTDGYKIVFSDHRGHYRIIPSPLARFVYITVPAGFEMSAKNNGGNFYIPLPKEGTTDAFNFVLEPIGIDSTHAFFVLGDPQVYNAADVQRCALFAADIKNYKDSALRNIPVHGMVVGDMVGDRPDLFVGVKQVFELANMNYFFSKGNHDLRTDQRSNTTASMLYEENFGPRYYAFDRGSMHYIVLDDVFYLGRGGEYVGYICEEQFRWLRLDLQKVPKGNTIVMMFHIPTASKDFRKIERKQQVVNAKHLYTMLKDYKVHILSGHTHLHDHFQPAPRIMEHNQASISGIFWQEKNSCADGTPVGYSVYVAKGDSLTWRYKSLGLPDNIQSRAYGLGENPERPNELTALVWNYDNVWRVSWYEDGVYAGEMQQFIGHDPQTRKKIVENKNKYAYDWIWTTTTDHLFAAKPLNPDSEMMILVEDRFGIKYKTYVQQKKDR from the coding sequence ATGATTAAAATAACACTTTTGTTTACGGCGTTACTGTCGATGATCTGCCTATCAACAGCATGTTGTGCAAGGGGATTGGAAGTGCAGGGGCAGGTGCGACAGGTCGACGGCCAGCCGGTAGCAAAAGTGGCCGTTACTGATGGATATAAAATCGTCTTTTCTGACCATCGGGGACACTATCGTATCATTCCTTCACCTTTGGCCCGTTTTGTCTATATCACGGTTCCTGCTGGCTTTGAGATGTCCGCAAAAAATAACGGAGGTAATTTTTATATCCCATTGCCCAAAGAGGGGACCACAGATGCTTTCAATTTCGTTTTGGAACCTATAGGAATTGATTCAACGCATGCATTTTTCGTATTGGGCGATCCGCAGGTATATAACGCTGCTGATGTGCAACGTTGTGCGCTGTTTGCAGCGGATATAAAAAACTACAAGGATAGCGCTTTGCGCAATATTCCCGTGCATGGAATGGTGGTGGGCGATATGGTGGGTGATAGGCCAGACCTCTTTGTTGGAGTAAAACAGGTATTTGAATTGGCAAATATGAACTATTTCTTTAGCAAAGGTAACCATGATCTACGTACAGACCAACGTTCAAATACGACGGCAAGTATGTTATACGAAGAAAATTTTGGTCCACGTTACTATGCATTTGATCGCGGTTCCATGCATTACATTGTGCTTGACGATGTTTTCTATTTGGGGCGCGGTGGCGAGTATGTAGGGTATATCTGTGAAGAACAGTTTCGTTGGCTCAGGCTGGATCTTCAAAAAGTGCCCAAAGGTAATACGATCGTCATGATGTTCCATATTCCGACGGCTAGTAAGGATTTTCGAAAAATAGAACGAAAGCAACAAGTCGTTAATGCTAAACATCTGTATACGATGTTGAAGGACTATAAGGTACATATATTGTCTGGACATACTCATTTACACGACCATTTTCAGCCTGCGCCCCGTATTATGGAGCATAACCAAGCCTCGATTTCGGGCATCTTTTGGCAAGAGAAAAATTCCTGTGCGGATGGAACACCAGTTGGTTATTCCGTTTATGTGGCTAAAGGCGACAGCCTCACTTGGAGATATAAATCGCTCGGATTGCCGGACAATATCCAAAGCAGGGCATATGGTCTAGGAGAAAATCCAGAGCGCCCGAATGAGCTCACAGCTTTGGTATGGAATTATGATAATGTCTGGCGAGTCTCTTGGTATGAAGACGGTGTTTATGCAGGGGAAATGCAGCAGTTCATCGGACATGATCCGCAGACAAGAAAGAAAATCGTCGAAAATAAAAATAAATACGCTTACGATTGGATTTGGACGACAACAACAGACCATTTGTTTGCAGCGAAACCACTGAATCCAGATTCAGAAATGATGATTTTGGTAGAGGATAGATTTGGAATTAAATACAAAACATATGTTCAACAGAAAAAAGATAGATAG
- a CDS encoding DUF4434 domain-containing protein encodes MNKLRKLLLSWMLILIMVPFAVIAQEGISLTLIPPTTITNQVDLDIRAGLRNEEGTAKIVELSVYLGKERPENLLHYSKKEVMPQTAYEIKHILSTKNLVGNQKITLVVKYGNKKYRKVRDIEVIASQQRSTGLIDGAWAGIYHWSETEGKHWNNDIKQMTDEQWREMVRAMHKLKMDIVVVQEVFRNEEYVGKHETTVDSYKGKAFYPSVLYPERVPITSKDPVESILDEADKQGMHVFVGVGMFAWFDFTKESLLWHKKVAQELWEKYGHHPSFYGFYVSEESGGNLDNWEHSEVMRMQRKKEIVDFFREFKAYCNQIAPAKPVMLATNSMQVPVGLDTYPALLQNLDILCPFGFARMPEGDLTGKEAADLLQSLCNQAGAHLWFDLETFLFNEDQSLYPRPMEEIVRDLNLFQNFEKILCYQFPGVFNDPKMSIRIGEERTLDLFRAYQRYLEKTMKDRLSKDKRIR; translated from the coding sequence ATGAATAAGCTGAGAAAACTTTTGCTGTCCTGGATGCTAATCCTTATCATGGTACCATTTGCTGTGATTGCACAGGAAGGTATATCCCTTACGTTAATTCCACCGACGACGATTACTAATCAGGTTGATCTCGACATCCGTGCGGGTTTAAGAAATGAGGAAGGAACGGCTAAAATTGTAGAACTATCTGTTTACTTAGGGAAGGAACGACCCGAAAACCTGTTGCATTATTCAAAGAAAGAAGTAATGCCCCAAACAGCGTACGAAATCAAGCATATCCTCTCGACAAAAAATTTGGTGGGAAATCAAAAGATTACCCTTGTGGTCAAGTACGGTAATAAAAAATACCGAAAAGTTCGCGATATAGAAGTTATCGCTTCCCAGCAACGTTCCACCGGGCTTATTGATGGCGCATGGGCGGGCATCTATCATTGGAGTGAAACTGAAGGTAAGCACTGGAATAATGATATCAAACAGATGACCGATGAGCAGTGGCGTGAAATGGTGCGCGCCATGCACAAATTAAAAATGGATATTGTTGTTGTTCAGGAAGTTTTTCGAAATGAAGAATATGTAGGCAAGCATGAGACGACGGTAGATTCCTATAAAGGCAAGGCATTTTATCCATCTGTATTGTATCCCGAGCGGGTTCCGATCACGTCAAAAGATCCCGTGGAGTCCATTTTAGATGAAGCCGATAAGCAAGGTATGCATGTTTTTGTAGGTGTGGGGATGTTTGCTTGGTTCGATTTTACCAAAGAATCACTGCTTTGGCATAAGAAAGTGGCCCAAGAGCTTTGGGAAAAATATGGACATCATCCATCGTTCTATGGTTTCTATGTTTCGGAAGAAAGTGGTGGTAACTTAGATAATTGGGAGCATAGCGAAGTGATGCGAATGCAGCGCAAAAAAGAGATTGTTGACTTCTTTCGTGAATTCAAAGCCTATTGCAACCAAATTGCGCCTGCAAAGCCGGTCATGCTGGCCACGAATAGCATGCAGGTGCCCGTGGGGCTAGATACTTATCCAGCACTGCTACAGAATCTGGACATTCTTTGTCCCTTTGGCTTCGCTCGGATGCCCGAAGGTGACTTGACGGGCAAAGAAGCTGCCGATCTATTGCAGTCCCTATGCAACCAAGCGGGAGCTCATCTTTGGTTTGATTTGGAAACCTTTTTGTTTAATGAGGATCAATCCCTTTATCCGCGTCCTATGGAAGAGATTGTCCGCGACCTTAATCTTTTCCAAAACTTCGAAAAAATACTTTGTTATCAATTTCCAGGTGTATTTAACGATCCTAAAATGTCTATCCGCATCGGTGAGGAGCGCACATTAGATCTCTTTAGGGCATATCAGCGCTATCTGGAAAAAACAATGAAAGATCGCCTGTCAAAAGACAAACGTATCCGTTAG
- a CDS encoding SusC/RagA family TonB-linked outer membrane protein, whose amino-acid sequence MKPFKQKQLSKEGQRRDLRFSRSLFALCLLSCTFARSYAQQSRLEGVVRNATNRQPLERVSIRETATKLNVATDLSGRFSLPVEGNKVRLLLTAIGYVSKDTIVTVGNKPIEFLLKEDNTKLDEVIIVGYGQMKKASVTGAIAQMSGDELKTAPTANLSSMLQGRLPGLVTRQSSGQPGSDGASLMVRGYNTLGNNSPLIIVDGIEREFPQINPDEVEAISVLKDASAAIYGVRGANGVILITTKKGKQQKPTLNYKGSYALSKNTAFPEFLNAADYVKYYNKAQELDGVAETSRRFNVDEIERITHGDPQGIFGNTDWFNMLFKSSAPTVTNNLTLNGGSDRYRYFVSTGAFNQDGIIDRTSYDRYNGRINFDADILDNLKLSLNIAYRDDIRKEPGLSAGLGNSYASVFAQAMMSYPFLPAYNAAGIPVGSLNPGNGNQNPLAARDLSGENSIRSNRFQSNLSLEYEVPGVSGLRLKVNGAFDKGYTMRKAYLLPYQLDVYNNATRQYALAFARHANGGVASLNQWFTDSWQKTIQPSISYANKFGAHSVNALFLYEYMRTDNSSLSGGRRGYPITDIMDLNFGEEVIDNLVKGGHGMFSRAGYSFRLNYDYADKYLLEVLGRYDGSPMLPAHTRWDIFPAVSAGWRISKEPFFQEALDVVDDLKIRGSIGKLGNDRIGDYQFLRTMSLGADPVVLIGNTLGKPLNVTTVPNFDIKWETTTTYNGGLEATLWKGLLGVEADVFYRVTKDILQGQSNLNPPSFGGYFPNYINSGIVDSRGFELVLSHRNTIGDFNYNVRGNVSFARSKVIETTENANVPDYLRRTGRPIGLKYGFVADGFFQSEEEIMSSALFGPTRVGEIKLKDLNGDGRITFDQDWTVIGKSDLPEMMFGLNLGGSYKGFDFSAFFQGAARSDVALSGLYTNSGIYDNTFYTMPFYQDGNSPKYLVENAWTPENTNAKYPRLSTQSAQSGGKFSSFWIKDGAYLRLKTAQIGYTLPASWLNKAKIQQVRCFVSGSNLVTWSSLPYLDPEMPSVNQGYYPQQRVYEFGLSLTF is encoded by the coding sequence ATGAAGCCATTTAAACAAAAGCAATTAAGCAAAGAGGGGCAGAGGCGTGATCTTAGATTCTCGCGTTCCTTATTTGCGCTGTGTCTCTTGTCTTGTACCTTCGCGAGATCCTACGCACAACAGTCACGACTTGAAGGTGTCGTTCGAAACGCCACTAACAGGCAGCCATTAGAAAGGGTAAGCATACGCGAAACAGCAACAAAGCTCAATGTAGCGACAGACCTATCGGGTCGCTTTTCGTTACCAGTGGAAGGAAATAAGGTACGCCTTTTACTAACGGCAATTGGGTACGTTTCAAAGGATACTATAGTCACAGTGGGTAATAAACCCATTGAGTTTCTGCTGAAAGAAGATAATACCAAATTGGATGAGGTTATCATTGTGGGGTATGGGCAAATGAAAAAAGCGAGTGTTACAGGAGCTATTGCCCAGATGAGCGGCGATGAATTGAAAACAGCACCGACGGCCAATCTTTCTTCAATGCTGCAAGGGCGTTTACCCGGATTGGTAACTCGCCAAAGCAGCGGCCAGCCGGGGTCCGATGGTGCTTCGCTCATGGTGCGTGGCTATAATACACTGGGAAATAATTCACCGCTGATTATCGTGGATGGTATAGAACGCGAGTTTCCGCAGATCAATCCCGATGAGGTAGAAGCGATCTCGGTTTTAAAGGATGCGTCAGCGGCTATTTATGGTGTGAGAGGTGCTAACGGTGTAATCCTAATAACCACAAAAAAAGGAAAACAGCAGAAACCTACCTTAAATTACAAGGGATCCTATGCCCTAAGTAAAAATACCGCTTTTCCTGAATTTTTAAATGCAGCGGATTATGTAAAATATTACAATAAAGCACAGGAACTCGATGGTGTTGCCGAAACTTCGCGCCGTTTCAATGTTGATGAGATTGAACGCATCACCCATGGTGACCCGCAAGGGATATTTGGCAATACGGATTGGTTTAATATGCTTTTTAAAAGTAGCGCTCCAACGGTGACCAATAACTTGACTCTCAATGGTGGCTCAGACCGATACCGTTATTTTGTGTCAACGGGTGCTTTTAATCAAGATGGCATCATCGATCGCACGTCCTACGACCGGTATAACGGTCGTATAAATTTCGATGCCGATATCCTTGATAACCTCAAACTTTCACTAAACATTGCTTATCGGGATGACATCCGTAAAGAACCAGGCTTATCTGCGGGCTTGGGAAACAGCTATGCCTCGGTATTTGCACAGGCTATGATGTCCTATCCGTTTTTACCAGCTTACAATGCTGCAGGCATTCCCGTCGGAAGCCTGAATCCAGGGAACGGTAATCAGAATCCGCTGGCCGCGAGAGATTTATCGGGCGAAAACTCAATACGATCCAACCGTTTCCAAAGTAATCTTTCTCTTGAGTACGAGGTGCCTGGCGTGTCTGGCCTTCGGTTGAAAGTAAATGGCGCCTTTGATAAAGGATATACGATGCGTAAAGCCTATTTGTTACCTTATCAATTGGATGTATACAATAATGCTACCCGGCAGTATGCATTAGCTTTTGCACGGCATGCAAATGGTGGCGTAGCAAGTTTAAACCAATGGTTTACCGACTCATGGCAAAAGACGATCCAACCATCAATAAGCTATGCGAATAAGTTTGGAGCACATTCGGTCAATGCACTATTTCTCTACGAATATATGCGCACAGATAATAGCTCGTTATCTGGCGGGCGCCGTGGTTATCCGATCACAGATATTATGGACTTGAACTTTGGTGAGGAAGTTATTGATAATCTAGTAAAAGGAGGGCATGGGATGTTCAGTAGAGCCGGTTATTCTTTCCGTTTAAACTACGACTACGCTGATAAATACTTGTTGGAAGTGTTAGGACGTTATGATGGCTCGCCGATGCTTCCCGCTCATACACGCTGGGACATCTTTCCAGCCGTATCTGCCGGTTGGAGAATCTCTAAGGAGCCCTTTTTCCAAGAAGCGCTTGACGTGGTAGATGATTTAAAAATCCGTGGATCGATTGGCAAACTTGGAAACGACAGGATCGGAGACTATCAGTTCTTACGGACGATGAGTCTCGGGGCTGATCCCGTGGTCCTCATCGGGAATACGTTAGGAAAACCGCTTAATGTCACCACGGTACCTAATTTTGATATAAAATGGGAAACAACCACCACTTATAATGGTGGTCTGGAAGCTACCTTATGGAAAGGCCTTCTCGGCGTGGAAGCCGATGTATTTTATAGGGTCACCAAAGACATCTTGCAGGGTCAGTCAAATCTAAATCCACCATCATTTGGCGGATATTTTCCCAACTATATCAACTCGGGGATAGTAGATAGCAGGGGCTTTGAGCTTGTTTTGTCGCATCGGAACACTATCGGTGATTTTAATTACAATGTACGTGGAAATGTAAGCTTTGCACGTAGTAAAGTAATCGAAACAACTGAAAATGCCAATGTACCCGATTATCTTCGTCGTACCGGAAGACCTATCGGTCTGAAATATGGTTTCGTAGCAGACGGATTTTTTCAAAGTGAAGAGGAAATTATGAGCAGTGCACTTTTTGGTCCTACGCGGGTAGGAGAGATTAAATTGAAAGATCTGAATGGCGACGGACGTATTACGTTCGATCAGGATTGGACTGTGATTGGAAAAAGTGACTTGCCAGAAATGATGTTTGGACTAAATTTGGGAGGCTCTTATAAAGGTTTTGATTTCAGTGCTTTCTTTCAGGGAGCAGCACGTTCGGATGTCGCTTTGTCAGGTCTTTATACCAATTCAGGAATCTATGATAATACCTTCTATACGATGCCTTTTTATCAGGATGGAAATTCGCCAAAATATTTAGTGGAGAATGCCTGGACACCGGAGAACACAAATGCGAAATACCCTCGTTTAAGTACGCAGTCGGCACAGAGCGGCGGCAAGTTCTCATCTTTCTGGATAAAAGACGGCGCTTATCTACGTCTAAAAACCGCGCAGATCGGTTACACGTTGCCGGCATCTTGGTTGAATAAAGCCAAAATTCAACAAGTACGCTGTTTTGTTTCGGGTAGCAACCTGGTTACATGGAGCAGTTTGCCCTATCTGGATCCCGAAATGCCGAGTGTGAATCAAGGTTATTATCCGCAACAGCGCGTTTATGAATTTGGCTTATCTCTTACCTTTTAA